A genomic stretch from Desulfotignum balticum DSM 7044 includes:
- a CDS encoding flavodoxin family protein, protein MKSLVLYSSQSGNTQTLAKALYDSLEGEKELCDIDQAPSGNLDYDLVAVGFWLQAGKPDPKTDVFLKACKMNAKVFLFATHGAAKGSDHARGAMEYAVSLMNGANVIGTYSCQGEVNPKVLEKIKQKDSPPPWLHEADDAVNHPDDTDIAELIAALKKAL, encoded by the coding sequence ATGAAATCACTGGTTTTATATTCCAGCCAGTCCGGAAACACCCAGACACTGGCCAAAGCCTTGTATGACAGCCTGGAAGGGGAAAAAGAGCTGTGTGACATTGATCAGGCCCCGTCCGGAAACCTGGATTATGATCTGGTGGCCGTGGGGTTCTGGCTCCAGGCAGGAAAGCCGGATCCCAAGACCGACGTCTTTCTTAAAGCGTGCAAAATGAATGCAAAGGTGTTCCTTTTTGCGACCCATGGGGCGGCCAAAGGCTCTGATCATGCCAGGGGGGCCATGGAATACGCCGTCAGCCTGATGAACGGCGCCAATGTCATCGGCACTTACTCCTGCCAGGGCGAGGTCAATCCCAAGGTCCTGGAAAAAATTAAACAGAAAGACTCGCCCCCGCCCTGGCTCCATGAGGCGGACGATGCAGTGAATCATCCGGATGATACTGATATCGCCGAATTGATAGCCGCGTTGAAAAAGGCGCTCTGA
- a CDS encoding mechanosensitive ion channel family protein, producing the protein MRYLSIISVLAGVFLFLMPGWSMVLTAAAAETTPSPEGQQLEAQFSQALEQTQKDIEALESELAVETRNLDEDESQLKMYQSRMTFLKNLVIMSEVGISELEKGVEEIDLSRSLIQTRLQTIDQRSEKLRQTLLSTTERAAMLDQLRKETKSQSAQDPTVIKEYREFQSLLEKKQAILRAILGVLSEQEAVNKKAFDGFEDIRSKLIQEITEKKGGRLLQRTDKQYSIWQIDVFKQELTHGVKKMSGWLNPSAVKEKWSLMKSQTAVFDIMVFAGLFLAAFAGFRAMAVITGQPLFLSWTRQRIGYPLLLIQACLPLLIGMGMVFIVSQTGINAVFPDLIQFLQSFLVVVLLTRVVRVAVRLAVEGQPAQILSVVLKWQPFFIWGVRIFAFLLLFIHRFISFKSALLSPLFLLFELLLIAGVFLFFRDINRMENPPGYVRGIGLFFKTAAVAGLIADMAGYSFLAAYWYISWGITIAVACVTMLLIYSIQDVDQKFKQAVEPETGNTHGVSYPFYWILSNGIYLIIGMLVFFALVFSWGAGDSIFPFLAKIFTHDYTLGKLQLSLSSLVFAFVVILLTYAVVRIWKQMMSEKILKKSGLSTGARESILTLSGYVVWALGILLSLTAFGLNTTSLAVVFGALSIGLGFGLQNIFNNFISGLILLFERPIQVGDVVEVGGTWGEVLKINVRSTLVQTYDNSTLIIPNSEFISSRVTNWSHKDPYIRRDLKLGVAYGSDTALVETLLLQAADHVKEVVQYPRKAVVQFIDFGESSLDFRLRFWSTINDFLTAETRLRFEIDRLFRENGVEIPFPQRDVHMKA; encoded by the coding sequence ATGAGATATCTGTCAATTATATCGGTCCTGGCAGGCGTGTTTCTTTTTTTGATGCCGGGGTGGAGTATGGTGCTAACAGCTGCCGCAGCTGAAACCACCCCGTCGCCCGAGGGGCAGCAACTGGAAGCTCAGTTTTCCCAGGCCCTGGAACAGACCCAAAAAGACATCGAGGCTCTTGAGTCGGAACTGGCAGTTGAAACCCGGAATCTGGATGAGGATGAGAGTCAGCTGAAGATGTATCAGTCCAGGATGACATTTCTGAAAAATCTGGTCATCATGTCGGAAGTGGGGATTTCTGAGCTGGAAAAGGGGGTGGAAGAAATTGATTTATCCAGGTCCCTGATTCAGACCCGTCTTCAGACCATTGATCAACGGTCTGAGAAATTGCGTCAGACCCTGCTTTCCACAACGGAACGGGCCGCCATGCTGGATCAGCTGCGCAAAGAAACCAAGTCCCAGTCTGCTCAGGATCCAACCGTTATAAAGGAGTACCGGGAATTTCAATCGTTGTTGGAAAAAAAACAGGCGATTCTCAGGGCCATTCTCGGGGTTCTGTCAGAACAGGAAGCCGTCAATAAAAAAGCGTTTGACGGGTTTGAAGATATTCGCAGCAAACTGATTCAGGAGATCACGGAAAAAAAGGGCGGCCGCCTGTTACAGCGCACGGACAAACAGTACAGCATCTGGCAGATCGATGTTTTCAAGCAGGAATTGACCCATGGGGTCAAAAAGATGTCCGGCTGGCTGAACCCATCCGCAGTAAAAGAAAAATGGTCCCTGATGAAAAGCCAGACAGCGGTTTTTGACATCATGGTTTTTGCGGGACTGTTTCTGGCTGCCTTTGCCGGTTTCAGGGCCATGGCCGTTATCACGGGTCAGCCGCTGTTTTTGTCATGGACCCGGCAGCGAATCGGATACCCATTGCTTCTGATCCAGGCCTGTCTGCCATTGTTGATCGGGATGGGGATGGTTTTTATTGTGTCACAGACCGGTATCAATGCCGTTTTTCCGGACTTGATTCAGTTTTTACAATCATTTCTGGTGGTGGTGCTGTTGACCCGGGTTGTCCGGGTGGCGGTTCGTCTGGCCGTTGAGGGGCAACCTGCGCAAATTCTGTCTGTGGTGCTCAAATGGCAGCCTTTTTTCATCTGGGGGGTACGCATTTTCGCTTTTCTGCTCCTGTTCATTCACCGGTTCATATCTTTTAAGAGTGCATTGCTGTCCCCGCTGTTTTTATTATTTGAACTGCTCTTGATTGCCGGGGTGTTTCTTTTTTTCCGGGACATCAACCGGATGGAAAATCCCCCCGGATATGTGCGGGGCATCGGATTGTTTTTCAAGACGGCGGCCGTGGCCGGGCTGATTGCGGATATGGCCGGATACAGCTTTCTGGCGGCTTACTGGTACATTTCCTGGGGGATCACCATTGCCGTGGCCTGTGTCACCATGCTGCTGATCTATTCCATTCAGGATGTGGATCAGAAATTCAAACAGGCCGTGGAACCGGAGACCGGCAATACCCATGGGGTATCCTATCCATTTTACTGGATTCTGTCCAACGGGATCTACCTGATTATCGGGATGCTGGTGTTTTTTGCCCTGGTTTTTTCCTGGGGGGCCGGAGACAGCATTTTTCCTTTTCTGGCAAAGATATTCACCCATGACTATACCCTGGGGAAATTACAGCTAAGCCTTTCCAGCCTGGTGTTTGCGTTTGTGGTCATTTTGCTGACCTATGCCGTTGTCCGGATCTGGAAGCAGATGATGTCTGAAAAAATTCTGAAGAAAAGCGGGCTTTCCACGGGTGCCAGAGAATCGATCCTCACTTTGAGCGGGTATGTTGTCTGGGCTTTGGGTATTCTGCTCAGTCTCACGGCCTTCGGGCTGAACACCACATCTCTGGCCGTGGTGTTCGGTGCTTTGAGTATCGGGCTCGGGTTCGGGCTCCAGAATATTTTTAATAATTTTATCAGCGGGTTGATTCTGCTGTTTGAACGGCCCATCCAGGTGGGGGATGTGGTGGAGGTCGGCGGTACCTGGGGAGAGGTGCTCAAGATCAACGTCCGGTCCACCCTGGTCCAGACCTATGACAACTCCACGCTGATCATCCCCAATTCCGAGTTCATCAGTTCCCGGGTCACCAACTGGAGCCACAAGGATCCTTATATCCGGCGGGACTTGAAACTGGGGGTGGCGTATGGATCAGATACGGCCCTGGTGGAAACCCTTCTTTTACAGGCAGCGGACCATGTAAAAGAGGTGGTGCAGTATCCCAGAAAAGCAGTGGTTCAGTTCATCGATTTCGGGGAGAGCTCACTGGATTTCCGGCTCCGGTTCTGGTCCACCATCAATGATTTTCTCACAGCGGAAACCCGTCTGCGGTTTGAGATCGATCGGCTTTTCAGGGAAAATGGCGTAGAGATCCCCTTCCCCCAGAGAGACGTTCACATGAAGGCCTGA
- a CDS encoding 2-hydroxyacyl-CoA dehydratase subunit D has product MKEIKPFHEAANPLSDTAARIRQTGRKIIGYPCSYAPEELIHAAGCHPMRLFSSGHGIVQAENHLQSYCCSVVRGILEDSLAGRLDFLDGTVFPHTCDSMQRLSDIWRMNGAYAFFADLVLPVTLNTPSSAAYLESVLARFKADLETALEISITDADLAASIALFNRIRTHLSFIHDFYSRHPGLIRGSDMNALIKGAMIMDRDEAVTLLADVAASLRHMPVPDTPVKRVVLAGSVCDTPDLFDTVEAAGGAVVGDDLCTGQRWFDRLVPEDQPPLTALANRYRERVICPSKHTGLTTRADHLISLVNHTRAHGVLFVMLKFCDPHAFDYPYLKECLDAKGIKSMALEMDDGHWNQGQFSTRIETFIHML; this is encoded by the coding sequence ATGAAGGAAATAAAGCCTTTTCATGAGGCCGCAAACCCGCTTTCAGACACGGCGGCCCGCATCCGGCAGACCGGCCGGAAAATCATCGGCTATCCGTGCTCTTATGCCCCGGAAGAACTCATCCATGCGGCAGGCTGCCATCCCATGCGCCTGTTTTCTTCCGGACACGGGATTGTTCAGGCGGAAAACCACCTGCAGTCCTACTGCTGCTCCGTGGTCCGGGGTATTTTAGAAGACAGCCTGGCCGGCCGGCTGGATTTTCTGGACGGCACCGTGTTTCCCCACACCTGTGATTCCATGCAGCGGCTCAGCGATATCTGGCGCATGAACGGTGCGTATGCGTTCTTTGCCGACCTGGTGCTGCCCGTCACACTCAACACCCCCAGCAGCGCCGCATATCTGGAATCCGTGCTGGCCCGGTTCAAAGCCGATCTGGAAACCGCCCTGGAAATATCCATCACAGATGCGGATCTGGCCGCATCCATTGCCCTGTTCAACCGGATCCGCACCCATCTGTCCTTTATCCATGATTTTTATTCCCGGCATCCCGGACTGATCCGGGGTTCTGACATGAACGCCCTGATCAAAGGGGCCATGATCATGGACAGAGATGAAGCGGTCACCCTTCTGGCGGATGTGGCTGCGTCGCTCCGGCACATGCCCGTGCCGGACACGCCCGTCAAGCGGGTGGTCCTTGCCGGGTCGGTCTGTGACACCCCGGATCTGTTTGATACCGTGGAAGCGGCCGGCGGAGCCGTGGTGGGGGATGATCTGTGCACGGGACAGCGATGGTTTGACAGGCTTGTTCCCGAGGACCAGCCGCCCCTGACGGCCCTGGCTAACCGGTACCGGGAGCGGGTGATCTGCCCTTCCAAACACACGGGCCTCACCACCCGGGCCGACCATCTGATTTCCCTTGTCAACCACACCCGGGCACACGGGGTGCTTTTTGTGATGCTCAAATTCTGCGATCCCCATGCCTTTGATTACCCATATCTCAAGGAATGCCTGGATGCAAAAGGCATCAAAAGCATGGCCCTGGAAATGGATGACGGGCATTGGAATCAGGGCCAGTTCTCCACCCGGATTGAAACCTTTATTCACATGCTCTAG
- a CDS encoding 4Fe-4S dicluster domain-containing protein: MKSYAILLDTTLCTGCNTCLYKCIQENMGQDAAYRGLFRTIAFIRDPGIYHHRCMHCLSPDCVEVCPEGALTKTDYGPVLYNADLCTGCQTCVDACPFSAPLFDPVTEKIVRCSMCAHRISEGRPPACVEACPTGALVFDEFHSVLATAEKRTARDNLYTYGITQNAGTCFIVLTKNDPMEIGYPSVGEKTVPADRTLSALPLWGVGAVAGGMKLFSDRRARIEAQEKNS, from the coding sequence ATGAAATCATATGCCATATTGCTTGACACCACGCTTTGCACGGGCTGCAACACCTGCCTTTACAAGTGCATCCAGGAAAACATGGGACAAGATGCTGCATACCGGGGATTGTTCCGAACCATTGCTTTTATCCGGGATCCGGGTATTTATCATCACCGGTGCATGCACTGCCTTTCTCCGGATTGTGTCGAAGTCTGCCCGGAGGGCGCGTTGACCAAAACCGATTATGGGCCGGTTCTTTACAATGCCGACCTGTGCACCGGGTGCCAGACCTGTGTCGATGCCTGCCCGTTTTCCGCGCCCCTGTTTGACCCGGTTACTGAAAAGATTGTCCGGTGCAGCATGTGTGCCCACCGCATCAGCGAGGGCCGGCCCCCGGCCTGTGTGGAAGCCTGTCCCACCGGAGCTTTGGTGTTTGATGAATTCCATAGTGTCCTGGCGACAGCCGAAAAAAGAACGGCCCGGGACAATCTGTATACCTATGGGATCACACAGAACGCAGGGACCTGTTTTATCGTGTTGACGAAAAACGATCCGATGGAAATCGGATATCCGTCGGTGGGAGAAAAAACCGTTCCAGCGGATCGCACCTTGAGCGCGTTGCCCCTGTGGGGTGTCGGGGCGGTGGCAGGCGGAATGAAACTGTTCAGCGACCGCCGGGCCAGAATCGAAGCGCAGGAAAAAAACAGTTGA
- a CDS encoding molybdopterin dinucleotide binding domain-containing protein, whose product MNRRCFIKLGLGATGAALTTAFPFRHLQVAHAFGEHPQEKQPFRVMRRVPQVCARACEADCAYYVVVGQDPATGLEKAVTLEGRPEDPVSRGKYCIKGLGFVDSLYNPDRLMVTLKRTNPKRGIDEDPGWVVMKTSDAVDEFIDRFKQYKPGEIVMCSPGDPYTNRLCRSIGCTRSDQRTECFGTHYYINCLTVTNPPNPVYSSTYTPSHHIAGYDFSQSRYEIWFGFDSFSKAGKAGILNHMVEGKQKGTRRIMFNPLRTTVADAFADEYYTILPGTDLAVALAMIRIILNEKLYQPSFLKAYTDAPALIDLETGIHLTGPDGKWLVWSPSGSGPADISECLDPTLDGGPFLFAMDGKPVSAKPVMQILRESVADYTPAWAEKISRVHANVIERITREFMAAAPKAFIPALKRDAAGPNYANSWKLRHCINMINFLSGAMDHDGGVLLLHGVKIPWLDDVAPIHKPYPPQPNQPVDGRHHFPVTWDIYKNKDFSAPGHYGTLGHGLFNAGPTKVVFFRNPHRGLFAMIQPQMLEAALEKMELVADWNLYLDDIGYWCDYVFAAGHQFEGGKLDLRLYYPKHPCLVGGAPVQKPPGDQIGWGTLARKIGLAVAPEYWTTDGSRDPDKAIVDTCSDEAVRSVDAAGSYKEFIEKGAFWIDKRPYENYRQIRELAFGAPEGRVRFYIDELVRAGYDGVPKWSPQWHASEEAYRFSLLITRAPWLMHADPNFINNPALKILTKQNFMDCIWINPEDARELGIEEGEMIRLENNPRFMTRIPRPVTGKAHISARVMSQCILTFHGLGHRAKNLTHAADFSYRDGDLIPQKDPELVKKHDATGMGWVEDVYVKITKAS is encoded by the coding sequence ATGAACAGAAGATGCTTCATAAAATTGGGTCTTGGAGCCACGGGTGCCGCTCTGACAACAGCGTTCCCGTTCAGACATCTTCAGGTCGCACACGCTTTTGGCGAACATCCCCAGGAAAAACAGCCTTTCCGGGTGATGCGCAGAGTTCCCCAGGTCTGTGCCCGTGCCTGCGAAGCCGACTGTGCCTATTATGTGGTGGTGGGACAGGATCCCGCCACGGGCCTGGAAAAAGCCGTCACCCTTGAAGGCCGGCCCGAAGACCCGGTATCCAGGGGAAAATACTGTATCAAGGGACTCGGGTTTGTGGATTCCCTTTACAACCCGGATCGCCTCATGGTCACGCTGAAGCGAACCAATCCCAAACGGGGAATCGATGAAGATCCCGGCTGGGTGGTCATGAAAACCAGCGATGCAGTGGATGAATTCATTGACCGGTTCAAGCAGTACAAACCCGGGGAGATCGTGATGTGTTCCCCGGGGGATCCTTACACCAACCGCCTGTGCCGGAGTATCGGCTGCACCCGGTCAGATCAGCGGACCGAATGTTTCGGGACCCATTATTACATCAATTGCCTGACCGTGACCAACCCCCCGAACCCGGTTTATTCCAGTACTTACACCCCCAGCCATCATATCGCCGGGTATGATTTCAGCCAGTCGAGATACGAAATCTGGTTTGGGTTTGATTCTTTTTCCAAGGCCGGCAAGGCCGGAATATTGAACCATATGGTGGAGGGAAAACAAAAAGGCACCCGCAGGATCATGTTCAATCCATTGCGAACAACGGTGGCGGATGCCTTTGCCGATGAATATTACACCATTTTGCCGGGAACCGATCTGGCCGTGGCCCTGGCCATGATCCGGATCATCTTGAACGAAAAACTCTATCAGCCCTCTTTTTTGAAAGCCTATACGGATGCCCCGGCTCTGATTGACCTGGAAACCGGAATTCATCTGACCGGTCCGGATGGAAAATGGCTGGTGTGGTCCCCATCGGGTTCCGGACCCGCAGATATCAGTGAATGTCTTGATCCGACACTGGACGGCGGTCCTTTCCTGTTTGCCATGGACGGTAAGCCAGTCTCTGCCAAGCCTGTCATGCAGATACTCAGAGAGTCTGTGGCTGATTATACCCCGGCCTGGGCTGAAAAAATCAGCCGTGTTCATGCAAATGTGATTGAACGGATCACCCGGGAATTCATGGCGGCCGCGCCAAAAGCCTTTATCCCGGCACTGAAACGGGATGCGGCCGGTCCCAATTATGCCAACAGCTGGAAATTGCGGCACTGCATCAATATGATCAATTTTTTGAGCGGTGCCATGGACCATGACGGCGGGGTCCTGCTGCTTCACGGGGTCAAAATCCCCTGGCTGGATGATGTGGCGCCCATCCATAAACCCTATCCACCCCAGCCAAATCAACCCGTGGACGGCCGGCATCATTTTCCTGTGACCTGGGATATCTATAAAAACAAGGATTTTTCAGCCCCCGGTCATTACGGGACCCTGGGTCATGGTCTGTTCAACGCCGGACCGACCAAGGTGGTTTTTTTCCGCAACCCGCACCGGGGACTGTTTGCCATGATTCAGCCCCAGATGCTGGAAGCGGCCCTGGAAAAAATGGAACTGGTGGCGGACTGGAACCTGTATCTGGATGACATCGGGTACTGGTGCGACTATGTGTTTGCCGCCGGGCACCAGTTCGAAGGGGGAAAACTGGATCTTCGGCTGTATTATCCCAAACATCCCTGCCTGGTGGGGGGCGCACCCGTCCAGAAGCCGCCGGGGGATCAGATCGGATGGGGAACCCTGGCCAGGAAAATCGGTCTGGCAGTGGCACCGGAATACTGGACCACGGACGGCAGCCGTGATCCTGACAAAGCCATTGTGGATACCTGCTCGGATGAGGCGGTTCGATCCGTGGATGCCGCCGGCAGTTACAAGGAATTCATCGAAAAAGGGGCTTTCTGGATCGACAAGCGGCCTTATGAAAATTATCGTCAGATTCGGGAACTGGCTTTTGGGGCCCCGGAGGGCCGGGTCCGGTTCTATATCGACGAACTGGTCCGGGCGGGGTATGACGGTGTTCCCAAATGGTCTCCCCAATGGCATGCATCCGAGGAAGCATACCGATTTTCTCTGCTCATCACCCGGGCCCCCTGGCTGATGCATGCGGATCCCAATTTTATCAACAATCCCGCACTCAAGATTCTGACGAAACAGAATTTCATGGATTGTATCTGGATCAACCCCGAGGACGCCCGGGAACTGGGGATTGAAGAAGGTGAAATGATCCGGCTGGAAAACAATCCCCGGTTCATGACCCGGATCCCCAGACCGGTCACTGGCAAGGCCCATATCAGCGCACGGGTGATGTCCCAATGTATTCTCACCTTTCACGGGTTGGGGCACCGGGCCAAAAACCTGACCCATGCCGCTGATTTCAGTTACCGGGATGGAGACTTGATCCCCCAGAAAGATCCTGAACTGGTCAAAAAACATGATGCCACAGGCATGGGCTGGGTTGAGGATGTGTATGTTAAAATCACCAAAGCATCATAA
- a CDS encoding PIN domain-containing protein yields the protein MRVLIDSSVWIDYFRSGNLTDELDHLIDSNLVVVNDLILTELIPFLRLQNQKTLIDIIHDVGKLPMSIDWGQIQEFQFTCLKNGINGIGIPDLIIVQNAIQTGSMIFSLDKHFKQMQTYLNVTLY from the coding sequence ATGAGGGTTTTGATCGATTCTTCGGTCTGGATCGATTATTTCAGGTCAGGAAACCTGACCGATGAACTGGATCATCTGATTGACAGCAACCTGGTGGTTGTCAACGACCTGATCCTGACCGAGTTGATCCCTTTTCTCAGGCTTCAGAACCAGAAAACCCTGATTGACATCATTCATGACGTGGGAAAGCTGCCGATGTCGATCGACTGGGGCCAGATTCAGGAATTTCAATTCACCTGCCTGAAAAACGGCATCAACGGGATCGGGATTCCGGATCTGATCATTGTCCAGAACGCCATTCAAACAGGCAGCATGATTTTCTCACTGGACAAGCACTTCAAACAGATGCAGACATATCTGAATGTCACACTTTACTGA
- a CDS encoding type II toxin-antitoxin system VapB family antitoxin, with translation MRTTLDLPEDLLNQAMQVTNIRTKTKVITVALEELVRRSKISALKKFKGKVDLDIDLDVLRDRK, from the coding sequence ATGAGAACCACTTTGGATTTACCTGAAGACTTGTTGAACCAAGCAATGCAGGTCACAAACATCAGGACAAAAACAAAAGTCATTACCGTGGCCCTGGAGGAACTGGTGAGGAGATCAAAAATTTCCGCATTGAAAAAATTCAAGGGCAAGGTGGATTTGGATATTGATCTGGATGTCTTGAGAGATCGCAAATGA
- a CDS encoding B12-binding domain-containing radical SAM protein: MRVVLVFPPRASATYMPLGIASLASYIESNVPGSLVRLMDLNLAAWIQAADQDVQGRDLIHFVRGHQGMFTDPGQTLYHKSIWDRLRQKITALGRQAEIFLASGELSLALKTMLDSQVRSILAHDPELVGISVLFPEQVPFASALARVLKQAIEETAVPGCPIVMGGAMMSALSVPDLMTAVPEIDGVVCGEGEEAAADLCARTAWPDIPGLIFRQGDTVQTNPGSRTISLKQVPAPDFSKLPIPDYFNPVPVLPVLFSRGCAWRKCRFCAHNFSFGGYRRKPVAAFVSELERYHRTLGVTHFYSADEYILPKDMDAICEEILARRLSIFFHILGKPTADCTPGRLALWSAAGCKWIGWGIESGSQRLLDLINKGTCVTDIQRVIKDSAAAGISNLGLMIFGLPTSTDADMDQTLAFLSDVYEDLAGLTASAFVLFDKTHFARNAGRYGLKIDGPVDLFHSSHTAVKSGRLKFREQAEDGSYRAPKGAVEVARWQQYRRWLGEVPLKEQLPPEHVLIHVTSALTSPSMSDITPVRQEHPGPDHRDMTHLF, translated from the coding sequence ATGCGCGTGGTTCTCGTTTTTCCGCCCCGGGCCAGTGCCACCTATATGCCTTTGGGCATCGCCTCTCTGGCATCTTATATTGAATCAAATGTGCCCGGGTCTCTGGTCCGGCTGATGGATCTGAACCTGGCCGCCTGGATCCAGGCGGCAGATCAGGATGTTCAGGGCAGGGACCTGATCCATTTTGTCCGGGGACACCAGGGAATGTTTACCGATCCAGGCCAGACCCTGTATCATAAATCCATCTGGGACCGGCTCAGACAAAAGATCACCGCCCTTGGCCGCCAGGCCGAAATCTTTCTGGCTTCAGGAGAGCTTTCTTTGGCTCTGAAAACGATGCTGGACAGCCAGGTCCGTTCGATTCTGGCCCATGATCCCGAACTGGTGGGAATATCTGTGCTGTTTCCGGAGCAGGTGCCGTTTGCCAGTGCCCTGGCACGGGTTCTGAAGCAGGCAATTGAAGAAACCGCCGTCCCCGGGTGCCCGATTGTGATGGGCGGGGCCATGATGTCGGCCCTGTCCGTGCCGGACCTGATGACGGCCGTGCCTGAAATCGATGGCGTGGTCTGCGGCGAGGGGGAAGAAGCGGCAGCCGATCTGTGTGCCCGTACTGCCTGGCCCGATATTCCCGGACTGATTTTCAGGCAGGGGGACACCGTTCAAACCAATCCCGGATCCCGGACCATATCACTGAAACAGGTGCCGGCCCCGGATTTTTCAAAACTGCCCATACCCGATTATTTCAACCCCGTGCCCGTGCTGCCCGTGCTGTTTTCCCGGGGATGCGCCTGGCGCAAATGCCGGTTCTGCGCCCATAATTTTTCATTCGGCGGCTACCGCAGAAAACCGGTGGCCGCGTTTGTATCGGAGCTGGAGCGCTACCACCGAACCCTGGGGGTGACACATTTTTATTCGGCGGATGAATATATCCTGCCCAAAGATATGGATGCCATCTGTGAAGAGATTCTGGCCAGAAGGCTTTCCATTTTTTTTCATATCCTGGGCAAACCCACGGCCGACTGCACCCCGGGACGCCTGGCCCTGTGGTCTGCGGCCGGATGCAAGTGGATCGGATGGGGCATTGAATCCGGGTCCCAGCGCCTGCTGGATCTGATCAACAAAGGCACCTGTGTCACAGACATCCAGCGCGTGATCAAGGACTCGGCCGCCGCCGGCATCTCCAACCTGGGACTGATGATTTTCGGACTTCCCACCTCCACAGATGCGGACATGGACCAGACCCTGGCATTTTTAAGCGACGTGTACGAGGATCTGGCCGGTTTGACCGCCAGCGCCTTTGTGCTGTTCGACAAAACCCATTTTGCCAGAAACGCCGGCAGATACGGCCTGAAAATTGACGGTCCGGTTGATTTGTTTCACAGCAGTCACACGGCGGTAAAATCCGGGCGCCTGAAGTTCCGGGAGCAGGCTGAAGACGGGTCCTACCGAGCCCCCAAAGGCGCGGTGGAGGTTGCCCGGTGGCAGCAATACCGCCGATGGCTCGGCGAAGTGCCCCTGAAGGAGCAGCTGCCCCCGGAGCATGTATTGATTCATGTCACGTCTGCTTTGACTTCTCCATCAATGTCCGATATAACACCCGTCAGGCAGGAACATCCCGGCCCGGATCACCGGGATATGACGCATCTTTTTTGA
- a CDS encoding TorD/DmsD family molecular chaperone, with product MNSQQILEIEPEVRAFVFDALSRLLDYPDADLMDQIRDAAYIENFEVALQKAGIGDDAVSFCASLTEVNSGHLLLSLQKEYTHLCFASKPRRVHLFESVYRTGKLMQDCTFDIARLYYDAGLCISDDFDLLPDHISLELEFMSYLGLQESQALSSGDTSKAAYARDLQQKVLTHHLIFFATRLSEAFQAHGRSSFYQTIGRMVGCLFDAGMTIPDILPGQTDRLRADTS from the coding sequence ATGAACAGTCAGCAGATACTTGAGATCGAGCCGGAGGTCCGGGCGTTTGTATTTGATGCCCTGTCCCGGTTGCTCGATTATCCGGATGCGGATCTGATGGATCAGATCCGGGATGCCGCTTATATTGAAAATTTTGAAGTCGCCCTGCAAAAAGCGGGCATCGGTGATGATGCCGTATCTTTTTGTGCTTCATTGACTGAGGTGAATTCAGGCCACTTGCTTCTATCACTGCAAAAAGAATACACCCATTTGTGCTTTGCTTCCAAACCGCGGCGGGTGCATCTGTTTGAATCGGTTTACCGGACCGGCAAGCTGATGCAGGACTGCACCTTTGACATTGCCCGGCTGTATTATGACGCCGGGCTGTGTATCAGCGATGATTTTGATCTGTTGCCGGACCACATCTCCCTGGAACTGGAATTCATGTCTTACTTAGGTCTTCAGGAATCACAGGCCCTGTCTTCTGGAGATACATCAAAAGCAGCGTATGCCCGGGACCTTCAACAAAAGGTATTGACCCACCACCTGATATTTTTTGCGACCCGGCTCTCTGAGGCATTTCAGGCACATGGCCGGTCCAGCTTTTATCAGACCATCGGCCGGATGGTGGGGTGTTTGTTTGATGCCGGCATGACCATCCCCGATATTCTGCCGGGGCAGACAGACCGGCTTCGGGCCGATACATCTTGA